The Corynebacterium callunae DSM 20147 genomic sequence ACGTTGTTGTTCCAGAACCTGCGGAATATGTTGCTTTGGGAGCCGCCCGCCAGGCAGCGTGGGCGCTGTCCGGCGCTGCCCAACCGCCGCAGTGGGACACCGCAGGTTCTGCTTCTCGACGAACCCCCAAAAACGTTGATGTGGCGCAGCGATACGCGACCCTGCGGGAAGCTACTGCTGGTTGGTGATCTCGATATTATCGATCAACCGTACCGGTCCCACATAAATTGCGGCCACCGCCAAAGCAGGCTGTGAGAGATCGTTAAGAGGTTCTAAAGTGGTTGGATCAACTACTTCCAGATGATCCAGCTTAACTCCCGCAGCCTGTGCAAGTTCAGCCCGAGCATCGGCAATGTCGATTGTTCGGGCTTTAAGCTTGTTCAATACATGAGACAAGACCAGCGCATTTTTGCGTTCCTCGGGGGAGAGGCGTTGATTTCTGCTTGATTCTGCCAATCCATCAGTGCCACGAATAATCGGCACCGCACGGATTTCAACAGGAATATCCAAATCTGCCACCAGCCTGCGGATAACAGCTACTTGTTGGGCATCCTTTTGGCCAAAATACGCGCGATCAGGGCGCACCAAATTAAAGAGTTTGCTCACTACCGTAGCCACGCCATCAAAGTGACCTGGACGGCTGGCACCCTCGAGTTTTTCACCCATTACTCCAGTTCTGACCCACACCAGCGGAATGCCAGTGGGATACATTTCGGAAACGCTAGGTGCAAAGACAATGTCCACCCCGCATTCTTCCAAGAGCTTGAGATCAGCGTCGAGATCACGGGGATAATTACGGTAATCATCGCAATCACCCAGCGCTTCAAATTGCAAAGGATTGACAAAAATGCTGGCTACCAGCAGCTCATTTTCTTGGCGAGCCAATTTCATTAAGGAGGCATGACCGCTGTGTAGTGCTCCCATGGTTGGGACCAGTCCGATGGAGAGATCGCGGGGGATCGCGTCGAAAAGCTCTTTTTTGGTGGTTATTAAGCGCATTTAAAAAGATTCCTGCTCGGCGGGGAAGGAACCGGCGTGGACGTCGGCAATGTAATTTTGGGCGGCGGTGTGAAGATCGGCGCCGAGGTTGGCGTATTCGCGGACGAAGCGTGGCTTTTTGCCGGTGTTGAGGCCGAAGGCGTCCTGCCACACTAAAACCTGGCCGTCAGTGCCATTACCTGCACCGATGCCGATGGTGATAATGCTTAAGTCCTGGGTGACTTCGGTGGCGGCCAGTGCTGGCACCATTTCCAAAACCACAGCGAAGGCACCTGCTTGTTGCACTGCGCGGGCATCGGCGATGAGTTTGCCGGCGCTGGCACCACGGCCCTGTACAACATGGCCACCGAGGGCGTGTTCAGACTGTGGGGTATAGCCAATATGGCCAACGACTGGGATGCCGGCGTCGACGATGCGTCGAATAGTTCCGGCGATCTCTACGCCACCTTCAATCTTGACCGCAGCAGCACCGGTCTCGCGCATAATCCGAATTGCAGATTCTACTGCTTGATTAGGGCTTATCTCATAAGTGCCGAAGGGGAGATCAACAACTACCATCGCGCGTTTGGCGGAAACCGCAACTGCCTTGGCGAGCACAATCA encodes the following:
- the panC gene encoding pantoate--beta-alanine ligase, which translates into the protein MRLITTKKELFDAIPRDLSIGLVPTMGALHSGHASLMKLARQENELLVASIFVNPLQFEALGDCDDYRNYPRDLDADLKLLEECGVDIVFAPSVSEMYPTGIPLVWVRTGVMGEKLEGASRPGHFDGVATVVSKLFNLVRPDRAYFGQKDAQQVAVIRRLVADLDIPVEIRAVPIIRGTDGLAESSRNQRLSPEERKNALVLSHVLNKLKARTIDIADARAELAQAAGVKLDHLEVVDPTTLEPLNDLSQPALAVAAIYVGPVRLIDNIEITNQQ
- the panB gene encoding 3-methyl-2-oxobutanoate hydroxymethyltransferase, producing the protein MPGIDAPKIRTRHFHEAKANGTKITALTSYDALSARIFDAAGVDMLLVGDSAANVVLGRETTLSITLDEMIVLAKAVAVSAKRAMVVVDLPFGTYEISPNQAVESAIRIMRETGAAAVKIEGGVEIAGTIRRIVDAGIPVVGHIGYTPQSEHALGGHVVQGRGASAGKLIADARAVQQAGAFAVVLEMVPALAATEVTQDLSIITIGIGAGNGTDGQVLVWQDAFGLNTGKKPRFVREYANLGADLHTAAQNYIADVHAGSFPAEQESF